From a region of the Streptomyces sp. NBC_00193 genome:
- a CDS encoding NYN domain-containing protein, producing the protein MVRVDRCVVLVDAGYLLGAAASLLAGEPSRSRITVDHAALIQGLRERAEADTEQPLLRIYWFDGAPDRVPQPEHRRLRVMPRVTVRLGALTRSDGRWAQKGVDAAMHAELTELARNRACSDVVLVTGDGDLLPGLMSAKEHGVAVHLWAVQAADGDYNQSEDLVAEADERRVLDRTWITRAVRARDLTGLCAPAPAPRPEIAAILSAPLPEAALAEAARGNGNGTRPAAPVEPEEGGVAAAAAGTAGGRTVPTPKDLAGALRAPGAPAPAAGPGQALGAAPAGSALRWSSDKGWVDRAGPLGEPAETASLPTLAQLTSAEQRWADREEDITTVGGDPFEVGQVFARRWMERLPETVHLQKLATMYPRIPHRIDGELLRYAARFGLLAHKDDQIDEHDRYAIRAGFWREIDVRAAAEHVAGIGSPAALAAAPAAAPGAPGALGAASVTAAQAAPAAE; encoded by the coding sequence GTGGTACGCGTGGACCGCTGCGTCGTCCTGGTGGACGCCGGCTATCTGCTGGGCGCCGCCGCGAGCCTCCTCGCAGGAGAGCCGTCCCGCTCCCGGATCACCGTCGACCATGCGGCCCTCATCCAGGGCCTGCGCGAGCGCGCCGAGGCCGACACCGAACAGCCCCTCCTGCGGATCTACTGGTTCGACGGCGCACCCGACCGGGTGCCCCAGCCCGAGCACCGGCGGCTGCGCGTCATGCCCCGGGTCACCGTCCGCCTCGGCGCCCTGACCCGCAGCGACGGCCGCTGGGCCCAGAAGGGCGTCGACGCGGCCATGCACGCCGAACTCACCGAACTCGCCCGCAACCGGGCCTGCTCCGACGTCGTACTCGTCACCGGCGACGGCGACCTGCTGCCCGGCCTGATGTCCGCCAAGGAACACGGGGTCGCCGTCCACCTGTGGGCCGTCCAGGCCGCCGACGGGGACTACAACCAGTCCGAGGACCTCGTCGCCGAAGCCGACGAACGCCGGGTCCTGGACCGCACCTGGATCACCCGCGCCGTCCGCGCCCGCGACCTCACCGGACTCTGCGCCCCGGCGCCCGCCCCGCGCCCCGAGATCGCCGCCATCCTCTCCGCGCCGCTGCCCGAGGCCGCCCTCGCCGAGGCCGCCCGCGGCAACGGCAACGGAACCCGGCCCGCGGCCCCCGTGGAGCCCGAGGAGGGCGGCGTGGCCGCCGCCGCGGCCGGCACCGCGGGCGGCAGGACCGTCCCGACCCCGAAGGACCTCGCGGGCGCCTTGCGCGCCCCTGGAGCCCCCGCACCCGCCGCCGGGCCCGGCCAGGCCCTCGGCGCGGCCCCGGCGGGCAGCGCCCTGCGGTGGTCCTCCGACAAGGGATGGGTCGACCGCGCCGGGCCGCTCGGCGAGCCCGCCGAGACCGCCTCGCTGCCCACCCTCGCCCAGCTCACCTCCGCCGAGCAGCGCTGGGCGGACCGCGAGGAGGACATCACCACCGTCGGCGGCGACCCCTTCGAGGTGGGTCAGGTGTTCGCCCGGCGCTGGATGGAACGGCTCCCGGAGACCGTGCACCTGCAGAAACTCGCCACCATGTACCCGCGGATCCCGCACCGGATCGACGGGGAGCTGCTGCGCTACGCCGCCCGCTTCGGACTCCTCGCGCACAAGGACGACCAGATCGACGAGCACGACCGGTACGCCATCCGGGCCGGCTTCTGGCGCGAGATCGACGTACGGGCGGCCGCCGAACACGTGGCCGGTATCGGATCCCCGGCCGCCCTCGCCGCCGCCCCGGCCGCCGCTCCGGGGGCTCCCGGGGCCCTCGGTGCGGCCTCCGTCACGGCGGCCCAGGCGGCCCCGGCAGCCGAGTAG
- a CDS encoding ABC transporter ATP-binding protein, translating into MVCAVRDLVKTYPAVRGRRGAPALPETRATDGISLDVRRGEIFGLLGPNGAGKSTLVRQLTGLLRPDSGSVTLLGHDLVRHPDRSARLLSYLGQESTALDELTVSLAAETTGRLRGLGLREARAARDSVLEELGLTGIAGRPLKKLSGGQRRLACFAAALVGERPVLVLDEPTTGMDPVARRAVWAAVDRRRAQTGATVLLVTHNVIEAETVLDRVAVIDQGRVIACDTPAGLKARVSGEVRLELVWRTAPPLELPEVAALAAAATESGRRWVLRLGPDEARAAVAAVTGGPAFAALDDFTLATPSLEDVYLALGGRTSKGLVKA; encoded by the coding sequence GTGGTCTGCGCGGTACGTGACCTGGTCAAGACCTATCCCGCGGTACGAGGACGGCGCGGGGCCCCGGCCCTGCCCGAGACCCGTGCCACCGACGGCATCTCCCTGGACGTGCGGCGCGGCGAGATCTTCGGGCTGCTCGGCCCCAACGGCGCCGGCAAATCGACCCTGGTCCGCCAGCTCACCGGCCTGCTGCGGCCCGACTCCGGCTCCGTGACCCTGCTCGGCCACGACCTCGTGCGCCACCCCGACCGGTCGGCCCGGCTGCTGTCCTACCTGGGGCAGGAATCCACCGCCCTCGACGAGCTCACCGTCTCGCTGGCCGCCGAAACGACCGGCCGGCTGCGGGGCCTCGGCCTGCGCGAGGCACGGGCCGCCCGGGACTCCGTACTGGAGGAGCTCGGCCTGACCGGGATCGCCGGACGCCCCCTGAAGAAGCTGTCCGGCGGGCAGCGGCGCCTCGCCTGCTTCGCCGCCGCACTGGTGGGGGAGCGGCCCGTCCTGGTGCTCGACGAGCCCACGACCGGCATGGACCCGGTGGCCCGGCGGGCCGTCTGGGCCGCAGTCGACCGCCGCCGCGCCCAGACCGGGGCCACCGTGCTGCTGGTCACCCACAACGTCATCGAGGCCGAGACCGTCCTCGACCGGGTCGCCGTCATCGACCAGGGCCGGGTCATCGCCTGCGACACCCCGGCCGGGCTCAAGGCCCGGGTGTCCGGCGAGGTCCGCCTCGAACTGGTCTGGCGCACCGCGCCGCCGCTGGAGCTCCCGGAGGTCGCCGCGCTCGCCGCGGCGGCCACCGAATCCGGGCGCCGCTGGGTGCTGCGGCTCGGACCCGACGAGGCGCGGGCGGCGGTGGCCGCCGTGACCGGCGGCCCGGCCTTCGCCGCCCTCGACGATTTCACGCTGGCCACGCCGAGCCTGGAGGACGTGTACCTCGCCCTGGGCGGACGCACCTCGAAGGGACTGGTGAAGGCGTGA
- a CDS encoding ABC transporter permease, protein MGVLAPRARFFPALAAVYRAQLSRARVSRIPLLFVATFQSVGIMILMRGVVDGGSEARAVVAGSSVLVVAFVALNLLAQYFGQLRASGGLDHYATLPVPPASVVLGAAAAYASFTLPGTLVTAVFGSVLFGLPMGGLWILAAVVPLAGAALAGLGAALGLLAPRQELATLAGQLGMSAALLLGVLPPERMPDVIVWARDLLPSTYGVEAFARTFEPHPDWAAVLLDLGVCAGVGVLSLAVATWAYRRAAVR, encoded by the coding sequence CTGGGCGTACTGGCACCCCGCGCCCGGTTCTTCCCGGCGCTGGCCGCCGTCTACCGGGCCCAGCTGTCCCGCGCGCGGGTCTCGCGGATCCCGCTGCTGTTCGTGGCCACCTTCCAGTCCGTCGGGATCATGATCCTGATGCGCGGCGTGGTCGACGGGGGCTCCGAGGCGCGGGCCGTCGTCGCCGGTTCCTCCGTGCTGGTCGTCGCCTTCGTCGCGCTGAACCTGCTCGCGCAGTACTTCGGCCAGCTCCGGGCCAGCGGCGGGCTCGACCACTACGCCACCCTGCCGGTGCCGCCCGCGTCGGTGGTGCTGGGCGCCGCAGCCGCGTACGCCTCCTTCACGCTGCCCGGCACCCTGGTGACGGCGGTCTTCGGCAGCGTGCTCTTCGGGCTGCCGATGGGCGGACTGTGGATCCTGGCCGCCGTGGTGCCGCTGGCCGGCGCCGCCCTCGCCGGACTCGGCGCGGCGCTGGGCCTGCTCGCCCCGCGCCAGGAGCTGGCCACCCTCGCCGGACAGCTCGGCATGTCCGCGGCCCTGCTGCTGGGCGTACTGCCGCCCGAGCGGATGCCGGACGTCATCGTCTGGGCGCGGGACCTGCTGCCGTCCACGTACGGCGTGGAGGCGTTCGCCCGGACCTTCGAACCGCATCCCGACTGGGCGGCGGTCCTCCTCGACCTCGGCGTGTGCGCGGGGGTGGGCGTGCTGTCCCTCGCCGTCGCGACCTGGGCCTACCGGCGGGCCGCGGTCCGCTGA
- the ybaK gene encoding Cys-tRNA(Pro) deacylase — protein MAKKKPAGTPAIVALTAAGADFTVHAYEHDPAHPSYGEEAAQALGVSPAQVFKTLLADVDGSLVVAVVPVSGSLDLKALAAAVGGKRAAMADPALAERTTGYVLGGISPLGQRKRLPTVLDASASGFPTICVSAGRRGLEVELAPATLTALTSAAEAPIART, from the coding sequence ATGGCGAAGAAGAAGCCGGCGGGCACTCCGGCGATCGTGGCCCTGACGGCGGCCGGCGCCGATTTCACCGTGCACGCCTACGAGCACGACCCCGCCCACCCCTCCTACGGCGAGGAGGCCGCGCAGGCCCTCGGGGTCTCCCCCGCGCAGGTCTTCAAGACGCTGCTGGCCGACGTGGACGGCTCGCTGGTGGTCGCGGTGGTCCCGGTCTCGGGCAGCCTCGACCTGAAGGCCCTGGCCGCCGCGGTGGGCGGCAAGCGTGCGGCGATGGCCGATCCGGCCCTGGCGGAACGCACCACGGGCTACGTCCTGGGCGGCATCTCCCCGCTGGGCCAGCGCAAGCGGCTCCCCACGGTCCTGGACGCCTCGGCCTCCGGCTTCCCCACCATCTGCGTCTCGGCGGGCCGCCGCGGCCTGGAGGTCGAGCTGGCCCCGGCCACCCTGACCGCTCTGACCTCGGCCGCCGAGGCCCCGATCGCCCGGACATAA
- a CDS encoding LON peptidase substrate-binding domain-containing protein — MTTVRLPLFPLNSVLFPGLVLPLNIFEERYRAMMRELLKAGEEEPRRFAVVAIRDGREVAPTAPGLPDQTALPERGPAAGFGADPVQAFHRVGCIADAASIREREDGSFEVMATGTVRVRLLSVDASGPFLVAELEELPEDAGDGAGALAEGVLRAFRTYQKRLAGARERSLTGMDLPDEPSVVSYLVAAAAVLDIPAKQRLLQAPDTATRLAEELKLLRTETAVIRHLPSLPAVDLTRAPTSPN; from the coding sequence GTGACCACCGTTCGCCTGCCCCTCTTCCCGCTGAACTCGGTGCTGTTCCCGGGACTCGTGCTCCCGCTGAACATCTTCGAGGAGCGTTATCGCGCCATGATGCGCGAGCTGCTGAAGGCGGGAGAGGAAGAGCCCCGCCGTTTCGCGGTCGTCGCGATCCGCGACGGCCGGGAGGTCGCCCCGACCGCGCCCGGCCTGCCGGACCAGACGGCCCTGCCGGAGCGCGGCCCGGCCGCCGGTTTCGGCGCGGACCCGGTCCAGGCCTTCCACCGGGTGGGCTGCATCGCGGACGCGGCCTCGATCCGGGAGCGGGAGGACGGCAGCTTCGAGGTCATGGCCACCGGCACGGTCCGGGTCCGGCTGCTGTCGGTCGACGCGTCCGGCCCGTTCCTGGTGGCGGAGCTGGAGGAGCTCCCCGAGGACGCGGGCGACGGCGCGGGCGCGCTGGCGGAGGGCGTGCTGCGGGCGTTCCGCACGTATCAGAAGCGGCTCGCGGGGGCCCGCGAACGATCCCTGACCGGCATGGACCTCCCCGACGAGCCCTCGGTGGTCTCGTACCTGGTCGCCGCGGCCGCGGTGCTGGACATCCCGGCGAAGCAGCGGCTGCTGCAGGCACCGGACACGGCGACCCGCCTCGCGGAGGAGCTGAAGCTGCTGCGCACCGAGACGGCCGTCATCCGCCACCTCCCCTCGCTCCCGGCCGTGGACCTCACCCGCGCCCCGACGAGCCCCAACTGA
- a CDS encoding oxidoreductase, whose product MAEVRPDGEPDDLTGPERLMWDAYRTGSVCDLSTRTAERDDPHADRVWGPERSVRAAVVALLLLHGPGPVRGRVASLKLRGVRITGRLDLSGGTVTPYVELQSCRFDGGVQLSETRFGTLRLVNCAIPRLDAARLQTEGDLHLPRCRVARGIRLTDAQIGTDLLISEAVVQRDNKGRALAADGMSVAQDFQGELLRAYGEVSLRGAKVGVSMSLRGARLNNPAGKRALNAPQLTVERTLYLTSIALDYTAGDSGSSTPPYGQGYTPLRGEPAQHFECRGGLRLDDGRFGDAVDFYGARFTLTEDQEVSLRRIHTPELRFVGERTERGRVVLSGSQVVKLVDTAASWPARPGRLSIEGFGYENLAPRGHFPTALRLEWVEAATPEYSPEPYERLAAVLRASGEDADAREVLLAKQRRRRSTLPPALRAWGYLQDWTVVYGYRPGRAALWMAVLWAAGAVLFSVHGEPPPIKADEHPDWDAALFALDLLLPVIDLGLQDQWILKDGWQWGGAALIILGWILATTVAAGASRVLRRG is encoded by the coding sequence ATGGCAGAAGTACGCCCGGACGGGGAACCGGACGATCTCACCGGCCCCGAACGGCTCATGTGGGACGCGTACCGGACCGGCAGCGTCTGCGATCTCAGCACCCGTACGGCCGAGCGGGACGATCCGCACGCCGACCGGGTCTGGGGCCCCGAGCGCAGTGTGCGCGCGGCGGTGGTGGCCCTGCTGCTGCTCCACGGGCCGGGCCCGGTGCGGGGCCGGGTGGCCTCCCTGAAGCTGCGCGGCGTGCGGATCACCGGCCGCCTCGACCTGTCCGGTGGCACGGTCACCCCGTACGTGGAGCTCCAGTCCTGCCGCTTCGACGGCGGGGTGCAGCTCTCGGAGACCCGCTTCGGCACGCTGCGCCTGGTCAACTGCGCGATACCCCGGCTGGACGCGGCCCGCCTGCAGACGGAGGGCGACCTGCACCTGCCGCGCTGCCGGGTGGCGCGCGGGATCCGGCTGACCGACGCGCAGATCGGCACCGACCTGCTGATCAGCGAGGCGGTGGTGCAGCGCGACAACAAGGGCCGGGCGCTGGCCGCCGACGGGATGTCGGTGGCGCAGGACTTCCAGGGCGAGCTGCTGCGGGCCTACGGGGAGGTGAGCCTGCGCGGCGCCAAGGTCGGTGTGTCGATGAGCCTGCGCGGGGCCCGGCTGAACAATCCGGCCGGAAAGCGGGCGCTGAACGCCCCGCAGCTCACCGTCGAGCGCACCCTCTACCTGACCTCCATCGCCCTGGACTACACCGCGGGCGACTCCGGCTCCTCCACGCCCCCCTACGGGCAGGGCTACACCCCGCTGCGGGGCGAGCCCGCGCAGCACTTCGAGTGCCGGGGCGGCCTGCGGCTGGACGACGGCCGCTTCGGGGACGCCGTGGACTTCTACGGGGCCCGGTTCACCCTCACGGAGGACCAGGAGGTCTCGCTGCGCCGCATCCACACCCCGGAGCTGCGGTTCGTGGGCGAGCGCACGGAGCGGGGCCGGGTGGTGCTGTCGGGCTCGCAGGTGGTCAAGCTCGTGGACACGGCCGCGAGCTGGCCGGCCCGCCCGGGCCGGCTGTCCATCGAGGGCTTCGGCTACGAGAACCTCGCGCCCCGGGGCCATTTCCCGACGGCCCTGCGGCTGGAGTGGGTCGAGGCGGCCACCCCCGAGTACTCCCCGGAACCGTACGAGCGGCTCGCCGCGGTCCTGCGGGCCTCCGGGGAGGACGCGGACGCCCGCGAGGTGCTGCTCGCCAAACAGCGGCGCCGGCGGTCGACGCTGCCGCCGGCGCTGCGCGCCTGGGGGTACCTCCAGGACTGGACGGTGGTCTACGGCTACCGGCCGGGGCGGGCGGCGCTGTGGATGGCCGTGCTGTGGGCGGCCGGGGCGGTGCTCTTCTCGGTGCACGGCGAGCCGCCGCCGATCAAAGCGGACGAGCACCCCGACTGGGACGCAGCGCTGTTCGCCCTGGACCTGCTCCTGCCGGTGATCGACCTCGGCCTTCAGGACCAGTGGATCCTGAAGGACGGCTGGCAGTGGGGCGGGGCCGCGCTGATCATCCTGGGCTGGATCCTGGCCACGACGGTCGCGGCGGGAGCCTCCCGCGTCCTGAGGCGGGGGTGA
- the hisD gene encoding histidinol dehydrogenase — MISRIDLRGNTLPEGGALRDLLPRAEFDVEAALKKVRPICEDVHHRGTAALIEYAQKFDGVELKQVRVPAEALKTALEQLDPAVRAALEESIRRARIVHRNQRRTEHTTQVVPGGTVTEKWVPVERVGLYAPGGRSVYPSSVVMNVVPAQEAGVESIALASPPQKEFGGLPHPTILAACALLGVDEVYAAGGAQAVAMFAYGTEDCPPANMVTGPGNIWVAAAKRYFTGKIGIDTEAGPTEIAVLADSTADPVHVAADLISQAEHDPLAAAVLVTDSEELAAAVEKELEPQVAATKHIEDRIKPALAGRQSAIVLVDSLEDGLKVVDAYGAEHLEIQTADAAAWAARVRNAGAIFVGPWSPVSLGDYCAGSNHVLPTGGCACHSSGLSVQSFLRGIHIVDYTRDALAEVTHHVVTLAEAEDLPAHGAALKARFGWKVPQA, encoded by the coding sequence GTGATCTCTCGTATCGACCTGCGCGGCAACACCCTCCCCGAGGGTGGCGCCCTGCGCGATCTGCTGCCCCGTGCCGAGTTCGACGTGGAAGCCGCCCTGAAGAAGGTGCGGCCCATCTGCGAGGACGTCCACCATCGTGGGACGGCGGCGCTGATCGAGTACGCGCAGAAGTTCGACGGGGTCGAGCTCAAGCAGGTCAGGGTGCCCGCCGAGGCGCTCAAGACCGCTCTGGAGCAGCTCGACCCGGCCGTCCGCGCCGCCCTGGAGGAGTCGATCCGGCGCGCCCGGATCGTGCACCGCAACCAGCGCCGCACCGAGCACACCACCCAGGTGGTCCCCGGCGGAACGGTGACCGAGAAGTGGGTTCCGGTCGAGCGCGTGGGGCTGTACGCCCCGGGCGGCCGCTCGGTGTACCCGTCCTCCGTCGTCATGAACGTCGTACCGGCCCAGGAGGCGGGCGTCGAGTCCATCGCGCTCGCGTCCCCGCCGCAGAAGGAATTCGGCGGATTGCCGCACCCGACGATCCTCGCCGCCTGCGCGCTGCTCGGCGTGGACGAGGTGTACGCCGCGGGCGGTGCCCAGGCCGTCGCGATGTTCGCGTACGGGACGGAAGACTGCCCGCCCGCCAACATGGTGACCGGCCCCGGCAACATCTGGGTCGCCGCCGCCAAGCGCTACTTCACCGGCAAGATCGGCATCGACACCGAGGCCGGCCCGACCGAGATCGCGGTCCTCGCGGACTCCACGGCCGACCCGGTGCACGTCGCCGCCGACCTGATCAGCCAGGCCGAGCACGACCCGCTGGCCGCCGCCGTACTGGTGACGGACTCCGAGGAGCTCGCGGCTGCCGTCGAGAAGGAGCTGGAGCCGCAGGTCGCGGCCACCAAGCACATCGAGGACCGGATCAAGCCCGCGCTGGCGGGCCGCCAGTCCGCGATCGTGCTGGTCGACAGCCTGGAGGACGGCCTCAAGGTCGTCGACGCGTACGGCGCCGAGCACCTGGAGATCCAGACCGCCGACGCGGCCGCCTGGGCCGCCCGCGTGCGCAACGCCGGCGCGATCTTCGTCGGCCCGTGGTCCCCGGTCTCCCTCGGCGACTACTGCGCCGGCTCCAACCACGTGCTGCCCACCGGCGGCTGCGCCTGCCACTCCTCGGGCCTGTCCGTGCAGTCCTTCCTGCGCGGCATCCACATCGTCGACTACACGCGCGACGCCCTCGCCGAGGTCACCCACCACGTGGTGACCCTCGCCGAGGCCGAGGACCTGCCCGCGCACGGCGCGGCTCTGAAGGCACGATTCGGGTGGAAGGTTCCGCAGGCATGA
- a CDS encoding histidinol-phosphate transaminase, whose product MTGTTDSTDDAAVIGIDDLPIRDELRGKTPYGAPQLDVPVQLNTNENPYGLPEALVSRIAERVAEAARTLNRYPDRDAVELRTELAAYLTRTGKHPVARENVWAANGSNEVLQQLLQTFGGPGRTAIGFEPSYSMHALIARGTGTDWISGPRNEDFTIDVEAAEQAIAEHAPDVVFITSPNNPTGTAVGAETVLALYEAAQAAKPSLVIVDEAYVEFSHRDSLLPLIEGRPHMVVSRTMSKAFGAAGLRLGYLAAHPAVVDAVQLVRLPYHLSAVTQATALAALEFTDTLLGYVEQLKAERDRLVTELRGIGFEVTDSDSNFVQFGRFENSHTAWQKILDQGVLVRDNGVPGWLRVTAGTPAENDAFLEAVRALKKEQHA is encoded by the coding sequence ATGACCGGCACGACCGACAGCACGGACGACGCGGCCGTCATCGGCATCGACGACCTCCCCATCCGCGACGAGCTCCGCGGCAAGACCCCGTACGGCGCTCCGCAGCTGGACGTGCCCGTCCAGCTCAACACCAACGAGAACCCGTACGGGCTACCCGAGGCGCTAGTCAGCCGCATCGCCGAGCGGGTCGCCGAGGCCGCCCGCACCCTCAACCGGTACCCCGACCGGGACGCGGTCGAGCTGCGCACCGAGCTGGCCGCCTACCTCACCCGTACCGGCAAGCACCCGGTCGCGCGGGAGAACGTATGGGCCGCCAACGGCTCCAACGAGGTCCTCCAGCAGCTGCTGCAGACCTTCGGCGGGCCCGGCCGCACCGCGATCGGCTTCGAGCCCTCGTACTCGATGCACGCGCTGATCGCGCGCGGCACCGGGACCGACTGGATCTCCGGGCCGCGCAACGAGGACTTCACCATCGACGTGGAGGCGGCCGAGCAGGCCATCGCCGAGCACGCCCCCGACGTCGTCTTCATCACCTCGCCCAACAACCCCACGGGCACCGCCGTCGGGGCCGAGACCGTCCTGGCCCTCTACGAGGCCGCGCAGGCGGCCAAGCCGTCCCTCGTCATCGTGGACGAGGCCTACGTGGAGTTCAGCCACCGGGACTCGCTGCTGCCGCTGATCGAGGGCCGCCCCCACATGGTGGTCTCCCGGACCATGTCCAAGGCCTTCGGCGCCGCCGGCCTGCGCCTGGGCTACCTGGCCGCGCACCCGGCCGTGGTCGACGCCGTACAGCTCGTACGCCTGCCGTACCACCTGTCGGCGGTCACCCAGGCGACCGCGCTGGCCGCCCTGGAATTCACCGACACCCTCCTCGGCTACGTCGAGCAGCTCAAGGCCGAGCGGGACCGCCTGGTCACCGAGCTGCGGGGGATCGGCTTCGAGGTCACCGACTCCGACTCGAACTTCGTACAGTTCGGCCGGTTCGAAAACTCCCACACCGCCTGGCAGAAGATCCTCGACCAGGGCGTCCTGGTCCGGGACAACGGCGTACCGGGATGGCTGCGGGTCACCGCGGGCACCCCGGCCGAGAACGACGCGTTCCTGGAAGCGGTTCGCGCACTGAAGAAGGAGCAGCACGCATGA
- the hisB gene encoding imidazoleglycerol-phosphate dehydratase HisB, with protein MSRIGRVERTTKETSVLVEINLDGTGKVDVSTGVGFYDHMLDQLGRHGLFDLTVKTEGDLHIDSHHTIEDSALALGAAFKQALGDKVGIYRFGNCTVPLDESLAQVTVDLSGRPYLVHTEPENMAPMIGSYDTTMTRHIFESFVAQAQIALHIHVPYGRNAHHIVECQFKALARALRYAAEFDPRAAGILPSTKGAL; from the coding sequence ATGAGCCGCATCGGACGGGTCGAACGGACCACGAAGGAGACCTCGGTCCTCGTCGAGATAAACCTCGACGGCACGGGCAAGGTCGACGTCTCGACGGGCGTGGGCTTCTACGACCACATGCTCGACCAGCTCGGCCGCCACGGCCTCTTCGACCTCACGGTCAAGACCGAGGGCGACCTGCACATCGACAGCCACCACACCATCGAGGACAGCGCGCTCGCGCTCGGCGCCGCCTTCAAGCAGGCCCTCGGCGACAAGGTCGGCATCTACCGCTTCGGCAACTGCACCGTGCCGCTCGACGAGTCCCTCGCCCAGGTGACCGTCGACCTGTCGGGCCGCCCCTACCTCGTGCACACCGAGCCCGAGAACATGGCGCCGATGATCGGCTCGTACGACACGACGATGACCCGGCACATCTTCGAGTCCTTCGTCGCGCAGGCCCAGATCGCCCTGCACATCCACGTGCCGTACGGCCGCAACGCCCACCACATCGTGGAGTGCCAGTTCAAGGCGCTGGCCCGGGCCCTGCGCTACGCCGCCGAGTTCGACCCGCGCGCCGCCGGGATCCTGCCCTCCACGAAGGGCGCCCTCTAG
- the hisH gene encoding imidazole glycerol phosphate synthase subunit HisH, producing the protein MTPTKKVVVFDYGFGNVRSAERALARAGADVEITRDYDKAMDADGLLVPGVGAFSACMQGLKDARGDWIIGRRLSGGRPVMGICVGMQILFERGIEHGVETEGLDEWPGTVGPLQAPIVPHMGWNTVDAPADSQAFAGLDEDARFYFVHSYAAHDWSLEVTNPLIKAPKVTWATHGERFVAAVENGALWATQFHPEKSGDAGAQLLTNWIETL; encoded by the coding sequence TTGACCCCCACCAAGAAGGTCGTGGTCTTCGACTACGGCTTCGGCAACGTCCGCTCCGCCGAGCGCGCCCTCGCGCGCGCCGGCGCGGACGTGGAGATCACCCGCGACTACGACAAGGCCATGGACGCCGACGGACTCCTCGTCCCCGGTGTCGGCGCCTTCTCCGCCTGCATGCAGGGGCTCAAGGACGCGCGCGGCGACTGGATCATCGGCCGCCGGCTCTCCGGCGGCCGCCCGGTCATGGGCATCTGCGTCGGCATGCAGATCCTCTTCGAGCGCGGCATCGAGCACGGCGTGGAGACCGAGGGACTGGACGAGTGGCCCGGCACGGTCGGCCCGCTCCAGGCCCCGATCGTCCCCCACATGGGCTGGAACACCGTGGACGCGCCGGCCGACAGCCAGGCCTTCGCCGGCCTGGACGAGGACGCCCGCTTCTACTTCGTGCACTCCTACGCGGCCCACGACTGGTCGCTGGAAGTCACCAACCCGCTGATCAAGGCCCCCAAGGTCACCTGGGCCACGCACGGCGAGCGGTTCGTCGCGGCGGTGGAGAACGGGGCCCTGTGGGCCACCCAGTTCCACCCCGAGAAGTCCGGGGACGCCGGCGCCCAGCTCCTCACCAACTGGATCGAGACCCTGTGA
- the priA gene encoding bifunctional 1-(5-phosphoribosyl)-5-((5-phosphoribosylamino)methylideneamino)imidazole-4-carboxamide isomerase/phosphoribosylanthranilate isomerase PriA, which translates to MTTSKKLELLPAVDVRDGQAVRLVHGVSGSETSYGSPLQAALAWQSAGAEWLHLVDLDAAFGTGDNRALVAEITGAMDIKVELSGGIRDDASLAAALATGCTRVNLGTAALETPEWAAKAIAEHGDKIAVGLDVRGTTLKGRGWTSEGGDLYETLARLDSEGCARYVVTDIGKDGTLTGPNLELLTNVCAATDRPVVASGGISSLDDLRALAGLVGAGVEGAIVGKALYAKAFTLEEALKVVSA; encoded by the coding sequence ATGACGACGTCGAAGAAGCTCGAACTGCTCCCCGCCGTCGACGTCCGCGACGGCCAGGCCGTCCGCCTCGTGCACGGCGTGTCCGGCAGCGAGACCTCCTACGGCTCCCCGCTCCAGGCCGCCCTGGCCTGGCAGTCCGCCGGCGCCGAATGGCTGCACCTGGTCGACCTGGACGCCGCCTTCGGCACCGGTGACAACCGCGCGCTCGTCGCCGAGATCACCGGCGCCATGGACATCAAGGTCGAACTGTCCGGCGGCATCCGCGACGACGCCTCGCTCGCCGCGGCCCTCGCCACCGGCTGCACCCGCGTCAACCTCGGCACCGCCGCCCTGGAGACCCCCGAGTGGGCCGCCAAGGCCATCGCCGAGCACGGTGACAAGATCGCCGTCGGCCTCGACGTACGCGGCACCACGCTCAAGGGCCGCGGCTGGACCAGCGAGGGCGGGGACCTCTACGAGACGCTCGCGCGCCTGGACTCCGAGGGCTGCGCCCGGTACGTCGTCACCGACATCGGCAAGGACGGCACCCTCACCGGCCCCAACCTGGAGCTGCTGACCAACGTCTGCGCCGCCACCGACCGGCCCGTCGTCGCCTCCGGCGGCATCTCCTCCCTCGACGACCTGCGCGCACTCGCAGGGCTCGTCGGGGCCGGCGTCGAGGGCGCCATCGTAGGCAAGGCCCTGTACGCCAAGGCGTTCACGCTCGAAGAAGCCCTGAAGGTGGTCTCCGCATGA